One window of Strigops habroptila isolate Jane chromosome Z, bStrHab1.2.pri, whole genome shotgun sequence genomic DNA carries:
- the PPIP5K2 gene encoding inositol hexakisphosphate and diphosphoinositol-pentakisphosphate kinase 2 isoform X1, whose amino-acid sequence MSVHATENDPPRFFVGGEDGEGLLDSGRSSDYEQFYDHGEEEEEEYDSPPERQIAVGICSMAKKSKSKPMKEILERLSMFKYITVVIFEEDVILNEPVENWPLCDCLISFHSKGFPLDKAVAYAKLRNPFIINDLNMQYHIQDRREVYSILKAEGILLPRYAILNRDPNNPQECNLIEGEDHVEVNGEIFQKPFVEKPVSAEDHNVYIYYPTSAGGGSQRLFRKIGSRSSVYSPESSVRKTGSYIYEEFMPTDGTDVKVYTVGPDYAHAEARKSPALDGKVERDSEGKEVRYPVILNAREKLIAWKVCLAFKQTVCGFDLLRANGQSYVCDVNGFSFVKNSMKYYDDCAKILGNIIMRELAPQFQIPWSIPLEAEDIPIVPTTSGTMMELRCVIAVIRHGDRTPKQKMKMEVKHQRFFDLFEKCDGYKSGKLKLKKPKQLQEVLDIARQLLVELGQNNDSEIEESKAKLEQLKTVLEMYGHFSGINRKVQLTYLPHGCPKTSSEEEDNRRNEPSLLLVLKWGGELTPAGRVQAEELGRAFRCMYPGGQGDYAGFPGCGLLRLHSTYRHDLKIYASDEGRVQMTAAAFAKGLLALEGELTPILVQMVKSANMNGLLDSDSDSLSSCQHRVKARLHEILQRDREFTADDYDKLTPSGSISLIKSMQVIKNPVKTCDTVYSLIQSLTSQIRQRMEDPKSADIQLYHSETLELMLRRWSKLEKDFKTKNGRYDISKIPDIYDCIKYDVQHNGSLKLENTMELYRLSKALADIVIPQEYGISKAEKLEIAKGYCTPLVRKIRSDLQRTQDDDTVNKLHPLYSRGVMSPERHVRTRLYFTSESHVHSLLSTLRYGALCDESKDEQWKRAMDYLNVVNELNYMTQIVIMLYEDPNKELSSEERFHVELHFSPGAKGCEEDKNLPAGYGYRPASRENEGSKKTSHKNDSDEEVHAPKRDEADRSVVMFKPMVSDPIHIHRKSPLPRSRKIGSVEEESPLSVSSPECIGTWLHYTSGVGTGRRRRRSGEQITSSPVSPKSLAFTSSIFGSWQQVLSESNSNLRTPRTILEQKRESGLGSHCAGLFSTSVLGGSSSAPNLQDYARTHRKKLTSSGFIDDTTRGSAVKRFSISFARHPTNGFELYSMVPSICPLETLHNSLSLKQVDEFLASVAAPSRENLQETSSPTFTIPVSGRKIPLNTYTPAKIQPTPLETLPERLAIEKPTLSSSGSSVHVPNVKLTPEETSLDLELSGETLFEKK is encoded by the exons ATGTCTGTTCACGCAACAGAGAATGATCCTCCTAGATTCTTCGTGGGTGGAGAAGATGGGGAAGGATTACTGGATTCAGGCAGATCGTCAGATTATGAACAGTTCTATGACcatggggaagaagaggaggaagaatatGACTCT cCACCAGAAAGACAAATCGCAGTTGGGATATGTTCAATGGCTAAGAAGTCCAAGTCCAAACCAATGAAAGAAATTCTTGAACGCCTCTCCATGTTTAAGTACATAACTGTGGTAATATTTGAAGAAGATGTTATTTTGAATGAGCCAGTAGAAAACTGGCCTTTATGCGActgtctcatttcttttcattctaaAG GATTTCCACTGGACAAAGCAGTTGCCTATGCAAAACTCAGGAATCCATTCATAATCAATGACTTGAATATGCAGTATCACATACAAGACAG GAGAGAAGTTTACAGTATTCTTAAAGCTGAAGGCATTTTACTTCCTCGCTATGCAATTCTGAACCGTGATCCAAACAATCCCCAAG AATGTAACTTGATTGAAGGAGAAGATCATGTGGAAGTGAATGGAGAAATTTTCCAAAAGCCTTTTGTAGAAAAGCCCGTTAGTGCTGAGGACCACAATGTTTACATTTATTATCCGACATCTGCCGGAGGTGGAAGCCAGAGGCTCTTTCGAAAG aTTGGCAGCAGAAGTAGTGTTTATTCCCCTGAAAGCAGCGTGAGAAAAACAGGCTCCTATATTTATGAGGAATTCATGCCTACAGATGGCACTGATGTGAAG GTGTACACAGTAGGACCAGACTATGCTCATGCTGAAGCCCGGAAGTCTCCAGCTCTGGATGGCAAGGTAGAACGCGAtagtgaaggaaaagaagtgagGTATCCAGTCATCCTGAATGCAAGAGAGAAGTTAATTGCTTGGAAAGTATGCCTTGCCTTTAAA CAAACAGTGTGTGGCTTTGATTTGCTGCGTGCTAATGGACAGTCCTACGTCTGTGATGTGAATGGCTTCAGTTTTGTGAAAAACTCTATGAAATACTACGATGATTGTGCTAAGATACTGGG GAATATCATAATGAGAGAACTTGCTCCCCAGTTTCAGATACCATGGTCGATTCCTTTGGAAGCTGAAGACATTCCTATTGTGCCAACCACCTCTGGAACAAT GATGGAGCTTAGATGTGTTATAGCTGTAATACGCCACGGGGACCGAACACcgaaacaaaaaatgaaaatggaagtgAAACATCAGAG gttttttgatctctttgaaaaatgtgatgGATATAAATCTGGAAAACTAAAACTgaagaaaccaaaacagttGCAG gAAGTGCTTGATATAGCAAGGCAACTCCTTGTAGAACTTGGGCAGAACAATGATTCTGAAATTGaagaaagtaaagcaaaacttGAACAGCTAAAGACCGTGTTAGAAAT GTATGGACATTTTTCAGGAATAAATCGCAAAGTTCAGTTAACATATCTTCCTCATGGCTGCCCGAAGACTTCCAGTGAAGAAGAAG ATAACAGAAGAAATGAGCCATCCCTGCTTCTAGTTTTaaaatggggaggagaattgacCCCTGCAGGCAGGGTTCAAGCAGAGGAGCTTGGAAGGGCTTTCAGGTGTATGTATCCAGGTGgacaag GAGATTATGCTGGATTTCCTGGATGTGGTTTACTGAGATTACATAGCACTTACCGACATGATCTCAAGATCTATGCTTCTGATGAGGGACGAGTCCAGatgactgcagcagctttcGCAAAG GGACTACTGGCCCTAGAGGGAGAGCTGACCCCTATTCTTGTCCAGATGGTAAAAAGTGCTAATATGAATGGCCTGCTGGACAGTGACAGTGATTCTTTAAGCAGCTGTCAGCATCGTGTTAAAGCAAGACTCCATGAAATTCTCCAGAGAGACAGAGAATTTACTGCTGATGACTATGATAAG CTTACTCCATCTGGAAGCATCTCACTGATAAAATCAATGCAGGTTATTAAAAATCCTGTAAAGACATGTGACACGGTCTATTCCTTGATCCAGAGCTTGACTTCTCAGATCAGGCAAAGAATGGAAGATCCAAAGTCTGCAG ATATTCAGCTGTACCACAGTGAGACACTAGAACTGATGCTGCGCAGGTGGTCCAAGCTGgaaaaagactttaaaacaaaaaatggaagaTACGATATTAGCAAAATCCCTGATATTTATGACTGTATAAAATATGATGTGCAGCACAATGGCTCCTTGAAATTAGAAAACACAATGGAATTATACAGGCTTTCAAAGGCTTTGGCTGACATTGTGATCCCTCAG GAATATGGCATTTCTAAGGCTGAGAAACTAGAGATTGCCAAAGGTTACTGCACTCCTCTAGTCAGAAAAATCCGTTCTGACCTTCAGAGAACTCAAGATGATGATACTGTAAATAAGCTTCACCCTCT ttacTCCAGGGGTGTTATGTCCCCTGAACGCCATGTTCGTACACGGCTGTATTTCACCAGCGAGAGTCATGTCCACTCCCTGTTATCCACCCTTCGTTACGGTGCCTTATGTGAT GAATCAAAAGATGAACAATGGAAACGAGCTATGGATTATTTAAATGTTGTCAATGAACTCAATTACATGACACAGATTGTTATCATGCTTTATGAAGATCCAAACAAG gaacTTTCTTCAGAAGAACGTTTTCATGTAGAGCTGCACTTTAGTCCAGGAGCCAAAGGCTGTGAGGAAGATAAAAATTTACCAGCTGGATATGGATACAGACCTGCCTCCAGAGAG AATGAAGGCTCGAAGAAAACCTCTCATAAAAACGATAGTGATGAGGAAGTACATGCTCCTAAAAGAGATGAAGCAGATCGGTCAGTTGTGATGTTCAAGCCAATGGTATCAGACCCAATTCACATACACAGAAAGTCACCCCTTCCAAGATCCAGGAAGATTGGTTCTGTTGAA GAAGAGAGCCCCCTGAGTGTGTCTAGCCCAGAGTGTATTGGTACCTGGCTGCATTACACCAGTGGTGTGGGTACTGGGCGTCGAAGACGCAGATCAGGGGAACAAATCACTTCTTCCCCTGTCTCCCCTAAATCATTGGCTTTCACATCCAGTATTTTTGGCTCATGGCAACAG GTCTTATCAGAAAGCAATAGTAACTTACGAACACCAAGAACTATTCTGGAACAAAAGCGAGAGAGTGGTCTAG GGTCTCACTGTGCGGGCCTGTTTAGCACCTCAGTGCTCGGGGGTTCTTCAAGTGCACCTAACCTACAGGATTATGCTCGTACTCATCGTAAAAAGCTGACTTCTTCTGGCTTCATAGATG acACCACACGCGGTTCTGCTGTTAAAAGGTTTTCTATCTCATTTGCTCGACACCCAACCAATG gctttGAATTATATTCCATGGTGCCTTCTATTTGCCCTTTGGAAACTCTACACAACTCCTTGTCTCTGAAGCAGGTGGATGAATTTCTTGCCTCTGTTGCTGCTCCATCAAGGGAAAATCTACAGGAGACAT CTTCTCCAACTTTCACGATTCcagtttcaggaagaaaaattcctttaaatACATACACCCCTGCAAAAATTCAACCAACACCACTTGAAACTTTGCCTGAAAGGCTAGCAATAGAGAAGCCGACCTTAT CTTCCTCTGGATCTTCTGTTCATGTACCTAATGTTAAGCTAACTCCTGAAGAGACCTCGCTAGATCTGGAACTTAGTGGTGAAACTCtttttgagaagaaatga
- the PPIP5K2 gene encoding inositol hexakisphosphate and diphosphoinositol-pentakisphosphate kinase 2 isoform X7, with product MSVHATENDPPRFFVGGEDGEGLLDSGRSSDYEQFYDHGEEEEEEYDSPPERQIAVGICSMAKKSKSKPMKEILERLSMFKYITVVIFEEDVILNEPVENWPLCDCLISFHSKGFPLDKAVAYAKLRNPFIINDLNMQYHIQDRREVYSILKAEGILLPRYAILNRDPNNPQECNLIEGEDHVEVNGEIFQKPFVEKPVSAEDHNVYIYYPTSAGGGSQRLFRKIGSRSSVYSPESSVRKTGSYIYEEFMPTDGTDVKVYTVGPDYAHAEARKSPALDGKVERDSEGKEVRYPVILNAREKLIAWKVCLAFKQTVCGFDLLRANGQSYVCDVNGFSFVKNSMKYYDDCAKILGNIIMRELAPQFQIPWSIPLEAEDIPIVPTTSGTMMELRCVIAVIRHGDRTPKQKMKMEVKHQRFFDLFEKCDGYKSGKLKLKKPKQLQEVLDIARQLLVELGQNNDSEIEESKAKLEQLKTVLEMYGHFSGINRKVQLTYLPHGCPKTSSEEEDNRRNEPSLLLVLKWGGELTPAGRVQAEELGRAFRCMYPGGQGDYAGFPGCGLLRLHSTYRHDLKIYASDEGRVQMTAAAFAKGLLALEGELTPILVQMVKSANMNGLLDSDSDSLSSCQHRVKARLHEILQRDREFTADDYDKLTPSGSISLIKSMQVIKNPVKTCDTVYSLIQSLTSQIRQRMEDPKSADIQLYHSETLELMLRRWSKLEKDFKTKNGRYDISKIPDIYDCIKYDVQHNGSLKLENTMELYRLSKALADIVIPQEYGISKAEKLEIAKGYCTPLVRKIRSDLQRTQDDDTVNKLHPLYSRGVMSPERHVRTRLYFTSESHVHSLLSTLRYGALCDESKDEQWKRAMDYLNVVNELNYMTQIVIMLYEDPNKELSSEERFHVELHFSPGAKGCEEDKNLPAGYGYRPASRENEGSKKTSHKNDSDEEVHAPKRDEADRSVVMFKPMVSDPIHIHRKSPLPRSRKIGSVEVLSESNSNLRTPRTILEQKRESGLGFELYSMVPSICPLETLHNSLSLKQVDEFLASVAAPSRENLQETSSPTFTIPVSGRKIPLNTYTPAKIQPTPLETLPERLAIEKPTLSSSGSSVHVPNVKLTPEETSLDLELSGETLFEKK from the exons ATGTCTGTTCACGCAACAGAGAATGATCCTCCTAGATTCTTCGTGGGTGGAGAAGATGGGGAAGGATTACTGGATTCAGGCAGATCGTCAGATTATGAACAGTTCTATGACcatggggaagaagaggaggaagaatatGACTCT cCACCAGAAAGACAAATCGCAGTTGGGATATGTTCAATGGCTAAGAAGTCCAAGTCCAAACCAATGAAAGAAATTCTTGAACGCCTCTCCATGTTTAAGTACATAACTGTGGTAATATTTGAAGAAGATGTTATTTTGAATGAGCCAGTAGAAAACTGGCCTTTATGCGActgtctcatttcttttcattctaaAG GATTTCCACTGGACAAAGCAGTTGCCTATGCAAAACTCAGGAATCCATTCATAATCAATGACTTGAATATGCAGTATCACATACAAGACAG GAGAGAAGTTTACAGTATTCTTAAAGCTGAAGGCATTTTACTTCCTCGCTATGCAATTCTGAACCGTGATCCAAACAATCCCCAAG AATGTAACTTGATTGAAGGAGAAGATCATGTGGAAGTGAATGGAGAAATTTTCCAAAAGCCTTTTGTAGAAAAGCCCGTTAGTGCTGAGGACCACAATGTTTACATTTATTATCCGACATCTGCCGGAGGTGGAAGCCAGAGGCTCTTTCGAAAG aTTGGCAGCAGAAGTAGTGTTTATTCCCCTGAAAGCAGCGTGAGAAAAACAGGCTCCTATATTTATGAGGAATTCATGCCTACAGATGGCACTGATGTGAAG GTGTACACAGTAGGACCAGACTATGCTCATGCTGAAGCCCGGAAGTCTCCAGCTCTGGATGGCAAGGTAGAACGCGAtagtgaaggaaaagaagtgagGTATCCAGTCATCCTGAATGCAAGAGAGAAGTTAATTGCTTGGAAAGTATGCCTTGCCTTTAAA CAAACAGTGTGTGGCTTTGATTTGCTGCGTGCTAATGGACAGTCCTACGTCTGTGATGTGAATGGCTTCAGTTTTGTGAAAAACTCTATGAAATACTACGATGATTGTGCTAAGATACTGGG GAATATCATAATGAGAGAACTTGCTCCCCAGTTTCAGATACCATGGTCGATTCCTTTGGAAGCTGAAGACATTCCTATTGTGCCAACCACCTCTGGAACAAT GATGGAGCTTAGATGTGTTATAGCTGTAATACGCCACGGGGACCGAACACcgaaacaaaaaatgaaaatggaagtgAAACATCAGAG gttttttgatctctttgaaaaatgtgatgGATATAAATCTGGAAAACTAAAACTgaagaaaccaaaacagttGCAG gAAGTGCTTGATATAGCAAGGCAACTCCTTGTAGAACTTGGGCAGAACAATGATTCTGAAATTGaagaaagtaaagcaaaacttGAACAGCTAAAGACCGTGTTAGAAAT GTATGGACATTTTTCAGGAATAAATCGCAAAGTTCAGTTAACATATCTTCCTCATGGCTGCCCGAAGACTTCCAGTGAAGAAGAAG ATAACAGAAGAAATGAGCCATCCCTGCTTCTAGTTTTaaaatggggaggagaattgacCCCTGCAGGCAGGGTTCAAGCAGAGGAGCTTGGAAGGGCTTTCAGGTGTATGTATCCAGGTGgacaag GAGATTATGCTGGATTTCCTGGATGTGGTTTACTGAGATTACATAGCACTTACCGACATGATCTCAAGATCTATGCTTCTGATGAGGGACGAGTCCAGatgactgcagcagctttcGCAAAG GGACTACTGGCCCTAGAGGGAGAGCTGACCCCTATTCTTGTCCAGATGGTAAAAAGTGCTAATATGAATGGCCTGCTGGACAGTGACAGTGATTCTTTAAGCAGCTGTCAGCATCGTGTTAAAGCAAGACTCCATGAAATTCTCCAGAGAGACAGAGAATTTACTGCTGATGACTATGATAAG CTTACTCCATCTGGAAGCATCTCACTGATAAAATCAATGCAGGTTATTAAAAATCCTGTAAAGACATGTGACACGGTCTATTCCTTGATCCAGAGCTTGACTTCTCAGATCAGGCAAAGAATGGAAGATCCAAAGTCTGCAG ATATTCAGCTGTACCACAGTGAGACACTAGAACTGATGCTGCGCAGGTGGTCCAAGCTGgaaaaagactttaaaacaaaaaatggaagaTACGATATTAGCAAAATCCCTGATATTTATGACTGTATAAAATATGATGTGCAGCACAATGGCTCCTTGAAATTAGAAAACACAATGGAATTATACAGGCTTTCAAAGGCTTTGGCTGACATTGTGATCCCTCAG GAATATGGCATTTCTAAGGCTGAGAAACTAGAGATTGCCAAAGGTTACTGCACTCCTCTAGTCAGAAAAATCCGTTCTGACCTTCAGAGAACTCAAGATGATGATACTGTAAATAAGCTTCACCCTCT ttacTCCAGGGGTGTTATGTCCCCTGAACGCCATGTTCGTACACGGCTGTATTTCACCAGCGAGAGTCATGTCCACTCCCTGTTATCCACCCTTCGTTACGGTGCCTTATGTGAT GAATCAAAAGATGAACAATGGAAACGAGCTATGGATTATTTAAATGTTGTCAATGAACTCAATTACATGACACAGATTGTTATCATGCTTTATGAAGATCCAAACAAG gaacTTTCTTCAGAAGAACGTTTTCATGTAGAGCTGCACTTTAGTCCAGGAGCCAAAGGCTGTGAGGAAGATAAAAATTTACCAGCTGGATATGGATACAGACCTGCCTCCAGAGAG AATGAAGGCTCGAAGAAAACCTCTCATAAAAACGATAGTGATGAGGAAGTACATGCTCCTAAAAGAGATGAAGCAGATCGGTCAGTTGTGATGTTCAAGCCAATGGTATCAGACCCAATTCACATACACAGAAAGTCACCCCTTCCAAGATCCAGGAAGATTGGTTCTGTTGAA GTCTTATCAGAAAGCAATAGTAACTTACGAACACCAAGAACTATTCTGGAACAAAAGCGAGAGAGTGGTCTAG gctttGAATTATATTCCATGGTGCCTTCTATTTGCCCTTTGGAAACTCTACACAACTCCTTGTCTCTGAAGCAGGTGGATGAATTTCTTGCCTCTGTTGCTGCTCCATCAAGGGAAAATCTACAGGAGACAT CTTCTCCAACTTTCACGATTCcagtttcaggaagaaaaattcctttaaatACATACACCCCTGCAAAAATTCAACCAACACCACTTGAAACTTTGCCTGAAAGGCTAGCAATAGAGAAGCCGACCTTAT CTTCCTCTGGATCTTCTGTTCATGTACCTAATGTTAAGCTAACTCCTGAAGAGACCTCGCTAGATCTGGAACTTAGTGGTGAAACTCtttttgagaagaaatga
- the PPIP5K2 gene encoding inositol hexakisphosphate and diphosphoinositol-pentakisphosphate kinase 2 isoform X6: MSVHATENDPPRFFVGGEDGEGLLDSGRSSDYEQFYDHGEEEEEEYDSPPERQIAVGICSMAKKSKSKPMKEILERLSMFKYITVVIFEEDVILNEPVENWPLCDCLISFHSKGFPLDKAVAYAKLRNPFIINDLNMQYHIQDRREVYSILKAEGILLPRYAILNRDPNNPQECNLIEGEDHVEVNGEIFQKPFVEKPVSAEDHNVYIYYPTSAGGGSQRLFRKIGSRSSVYSPESSVRKTGSYIYEEFMPTDGTDVKVYTVGPDYAHAEARKSPALDGKVERDSEGKEVRYPVILNAREKLIAWKVCLAFKQTVCGFDLLRANGQSYVCDVNGFSFVKNSMKYYDDCAKILGNIIMRELAPQFQIPWSIPLEAEDIPIVPTTSGTMMELRCVIAVIRHGDRTPKQKMKMEVKHQRFFDLFEKCDGYKSGKLKLKKPKQLQEVLDIARQLLVELGQNNDSEIEESKAKLEQLKTVLEMYGHFSGINRKVQLTYLPHGCPKTSSEEEDNRRNEPSLLLVLKWGGELTPAGRVQAEELGRAFRCMYPGGQGDYAGFPGCGLLRLHSTYRHDLKIYASDEGRVQMTAAAFAKGLLALEGELTPILVQMVKSANMNGLLDSDSDSLSSCQHRVKARLHEILQRDREFTADDYDKLTPSGSISLIKSMQVIKNPVKTCDTVYSLIQSLTSQIRQRMEDPKSADIQLYHSETLELMLRRWSKLEKDFKTKNGRYDISKIPDIYDCIKYDVQHNGSLKLENTMELYRLSKALADIVIPQEYGISKAEKLEIAKGYCTPLVRKIRSDLQRTQDDDTVNKLHPLYSRGVMSPERHVRTRLYFTSESHVHSLLSTLRYGALCDESKDEQWKRAMDYLNVVNELNYMTQIVIMLYEDPNKELSSEERFHVELHFSPGAKGCEEDKNLPAGYGYRPASRENEGSKKTSHKNDSDEEVHAPKRDEADRSVVMFKPMVSDPIHIHRKSPLPRSRKIGSVEEESPLSVSSPECIGTWLHYTSGVGTGRRRRRSGEQITSSPVSPKSLAFTSSIFGSWQQVLSESNSNLRTPRTILEQKRESGLGSHCAGLFSTSVLGGSSSAPNLQDYARTHRKKLTSSGFIDDTTRGSAVKRFSISFARHPTNDYFPHL, translated from the exons ATGTCTGTTCACGCAACAGAGAATGATCCTCCTAGATTCTTCGTGGGTGGAGAAGATGGGGAAGGATTACTGGATTCAGGCAGATCGTCAGATTATGAACAGTTCTATGACcatggggaagaagaggaggaagaatatGACTCT cCACCAGAAAGACAAATCGCAGTTGGGATATGTTCAATGGCTAAGAAGTCCAAGTCCAAACCAATGAAAGAAATTCTTGAACGCCTCTCCATGTTTAAGTACATAACTGTGGTAATATTTGAAGAAGATGTTATTTTGAATGAGCCAGTAGAAAACTGGCCTTTATGCGActgtctcatttcttttcattctaaAG GATTTCCACTGGACAAAGCAGTTGCCTATGCAAAACTCAGGAATCCATTCATAATCAATGACTTGAATATGCAGTATCACATACAAGACAG GAGAGAAGTTTACAGTATTCTTAAAGCTGAAGGCATTTTACTTCCTCGCTATGCAATTCTGAACCGTGATCCAAACAATCCCCAAG AATGTAACTTGATTGAAGGAGAAGATCATGTGGAAGTGAATGGAGAAATTTTCCAAAAGCCTTTTGTAGAAAAGCCCGTTAGTGCTGAGGACCACAATGTTTACATTTATTATCCGACATCTGCCGGAGGTGGAAGCCAGAGGCTCTTTCGAAAG aTTGGCAGCAGAAGTAGTGTTTATTCCCCTGAAAGCAGCGTGAGAAAAACAGGCTCCTATATTTATGAGGAATTCATGCCTACAGATGGCACTGATGTGAAG GTGTACACAGTAGGACCAGACTATGCTCATGCTGAAGCCCGGAAGTCTCCAGCTCTGGATGGCAAGGTAGAACGCGAtagtgaaggaaaagaagtgagGTATCCAGTCATCCTGAATGCAAGAGAGAAGTTAATTGCTTGGAAAGTATGCCTTGCCTTTAAA CAAACAGTGTGTGGCTTTGATTTGCTGCGTGCTAATGGACAGTCCTACGTCTGTGATGTGAATGGCTTCAGTTTTGTGAAAAACTCTATGAAATACTACGATGATTGTGCTAAGATACTGGG GAATATCATAATGAGAGAACTTGCTCCCCAGTTTCAGATACCATGGTCGATTCCTTTGGAAGCTGAAGACATTCCTATTGTGCCAACCACCTCTGGAACAAT GATGGAGCTTAGATGTGTTATAGCTGTAATACGCCACGGGGACCGAACACcgaaacaaaaaatgaaaatggaagtgAAACATCAGAG gttttttgatctctttgaaaaatgtgatgGATATAAATCTGGAAAACTAAAACTgaagaaaccaaaacagttGCAG gAAGTGCTTGATATAGCAAGGCAACTCCTTGTAGAACTTGGGCAGAACAATGATTCTGAAATTGaagaaagtaaagcaaaacttGAACAGCTAAAGACCGTGTTAGAAAT GTATGGACATTTTTCAGGAATAAATCGCAAAGTTCAGTTAACATATCTTCCTCATGGCTGCCCGAAGACTTCCAGTGAAGAAGAAG ATAACAGAAGAAATGAGCCATCCCTGCTTCTAGTTTTaaaatggggaggagaattgacCCCTGCAGGCAGGGTTCAAGCAGAGGAGCTTGGAAGGGCTTTCAGGTGTATGTATCCAGGTGgacaag GAGATTATGCTGGATTTCCTGGATGTGGTTTACTGAGATTACATAGCACTTACCGACATGATCTCAAGATCTATGCTTCTGATGAGGGACGAGTCCAGatgactgcagcagctttcGCAAAG GGACTACTGGCCCTAGAGGGAGAGCTGACCCCTATTCTTGTCCAGATGGTAAAAAGTGCTAATATGAATGGCCTGCTGGACAGTGACAGTGATTCTTTAAGCAGCTGTCAGCATCGTGTTAAAGCAAGACTCCATGAAATTCTCCAGAGAGACAGAGAATTTACTGCTGATGACTATGATAAG CTTACTCCATCTGGAAGCATCTCACTGATAAAATCAATGCAGGTTATTAAAAATCCTGTAAAGACATGTGACACGGTCTATTCCTTGATCCAGAGCTTGACTTCTCAGATCAGGCAAAGAATGGAAGATCCAAAGTCTGCAG ATATTCAGCTGTACCACAGTGAGACACTAGAACTGATGCTGCGCAGGTGGTCCAAGCTGgaaaaagactttaaaacaaaaaatggaagaTACGATATTAGCAAAATCCCTGATATTTATGACTGTATAAAATATGATGTGCAGCACAATGGCTCCTTGAAATTAGAAAACACAATGGAATTATACAGGCTTTCAAAGGCTTTGGCTGACATTGTGATCCCTCAG GAATATGGCATTTCTAAGGCTGAGAAACTAGAGATTGCCAAAGGTTACTGCACTCCTCTAGTCAGAAAAATCCGTTCTGACCTTCAGAGAACTCAAGATGATGATACTGTAAATAAGCTTCACCCTCT ttacTCCAGGGGTGTTATGTCCCCTGAACGCCATGTTCGTACACGGCTGTATTTCACCAGCGAGAGTCATGTCCACTCCCTGTTATCCACCCTTCGTTACGGTGCCTTATGTGAT GAATCAAAAGATGAACAATGGAAACGAGCTATGGATTATTTAAATGTTGTCAATGAACTCAATTACATGACACAGATTGTTATCATGCTTTATGAAGATCCAAACAAG gaacTTTCTTCAGAAGAACGTTTTCATGTAGAGCTGCACTTTAGTCCAGGAGCCAAAGGCTGTGAGGAAGATAAAAATTTACCAGCTGGATATGGATACAGACCTGCCTCCAGAGAG AATGAAGGCTCGAAGAAAACCTCTCATAAAAACGATAGTGATGAGGAAGTACATGCTCCTAAAAGAGATGAAGCAGATCGGTCAGTTGTGATGTTCAAGCCAATGGTATCAGACCCAATTCACATACACAGAAAGTCACCCCTTCCAAGATCCAGGAAGATTGGTTCTGTTGAA GAAGAGAGCCCCCTGAGTGTGTCTAGCCCAGAGTGTATTGGTACCTGGCTGCATTACACCAGTGGTGTGGGTACTGGGCGTCGAAGACGCAGATCAGGGGAACAAATCACTTCTTCCCCTGTCTCCCCTAAATCATTGGCTTTCACATCCAGTATTTTTGGCTCATGGCAACAG GTCTTATCAGAAAGCAATAGTAACTTACGAACACCAAGAACTATTCTGGAACAAAAGCGAGAGAGTGGTCTAG GGTCTCACTGTGCGGGCCTGTTTAGCACCTCAGTGCTCGGGGGTTCTTCAAGTGCACCTAACCTACAGGATTATGCTCGTACTCATCGTAAAAAGCTGACTTCTTCTGGCTTCATAGATG acACCACACGCGGTTCTGCTGTTAAAAGGTTTTCTATCTCATTTGCTCGACACCCAACCAATG ACTACTTCCCCCATCTTTAG